A genomic region of Bernardetia sp. ABR2-2B contains the following coding sequences:
- a CDS encoding T9SS type A sorting domain-containing protein, protein MKQIFTAICIIIFAFFSITGKIFAQELESAIEVYIGAENGEIIQNSKLNIAKAIPLSDDSKVITGTYIVPNDQTGKIYGSTFIYEEELGAGGFFVARISKDNNLLWIKTVVTDTLNPTNYKERYVDIDISKQNEIYLNWVAGIGKPLTIEGTVYESVDNLFIKYDIDGRIIWQRGYDFKSTDIVKVSSSPNNMIKVDEEGNFYTAITVVSHDSEAIKIGNTTITLPINWNSIYRITGMLFLKFNSNGNLMWHRTMMPDRGDSQKSAHKAVNTNNIIIDSNGNVVFAVAAHGSFEFTDGDIITTKVLRDIVSPILYDANIIVVKFDKQGRKIFAKDTPDLLKAYAGNRGFVGVNGHLYTKVYAHASVDLDQDDNIYIYGEVDVTSELNNSNVSGETVLLKLDKEANFLESEIDLRNTVDNNSTRRMAINKQYDYFYTYANRYLAKIENGVITPFFYFKNSNGFERYATGQGEITIGNKGKIYAIVNMQKDTTINGIFIPRRNSNSNASTLLTFGDKAPYAKIKGNTFVENATNCNYDGNEAAFPRVLIKSNQEKYTVSDRNGLYRLTLQDSTELVLEAKPLDSEYYRIFSPNKCDSVKEIEIENGRVLNPQDLNFGFKVLPCSYLTVDITNQRRRRCFMSSTTVEYKNQGFATAQNVEVKVDYPDYIFPVSSVPSWTRKEGNSYFFDIGSLDAGNIEKIILQDSVVCGIEQIRGLTQCVKATISPANSCQDWTDNENKYEITGRCVGGGIARYVVKNLTNTATDSIPYRLYANSQVFREANTLLPANGEVEIEVFTNGMTMRMELFPQNHDPISAFVEGCQTTIPYKTKAENPNPVVSVAPVQESGVALPQNDGGVRSETSCSEILDSYDPNDKQVVPFGLTNQNLIEKTTELDYTIRFQNTGTIEAVNIVVLDTLSDFLDIETIRLGMVSHDYKFFIDGDENTRVLRFQFDNINLPDSNSNEPESHGFIKFKIKQKANNAIGTVIKNRAAIYFDFNSPIITNTISNKVAILPLTNPNLNLSVFNCSDANSEIVANAGTDIQTSSSTITLAAQNMGINGIWTLVSGFGELEDASKSNSKVTGVLPFPTTLVWRVAVCGEAKQDTIVVQSINTDYNFDINFDDNENTLSVPTGKVTYQWYRDGVLITGQTDPTLDLTTLDNRMGVYTVVISSGDTSITSEPFTIDRILSNNDFIKNNYIKVYPNPTTSLLNVELNTILNTSEVTLVNALGMELQKAKITNSNKITLDLNNLSNGIYFVKIISQKGIFYKKVVLKK, encoded by the coding sequence ATGAAACAGATTTTTACGGCAATATGTATAATTATCTTTGCTTTCTTTTCAATTACAGGAAAAATATTTGCACAAGAATTAGAAAGTGCAATAGAAGTGTACATAGGAGCTGAAAATGGCGAGATAATACAGAATAGCAAGTTGAATATCGCTAAAGCAATACCCTTATCAGATGATAGCAAAGTAATAACAGGTACTTATATTGTTCCAAATGACCAAACAGGAAAAATATATGGTAGCACCTTTATTTATGAAGAAGAGTTAGGCGCAGGAGGTTTTTTTGTAGCAAGAATCAGTAAAGATAACAACCTACTTTGGATAAAAACAGTAGTTACTGACACACTAAACCCTACTAACTATAAAGAGAGATATGTAGATATAGATATTTCTAAGCAAAATGAAATTTATTTGAATTGGGTGGCTGGAATAGGAAAACCTCTTACTATTGAAGGAACAGTATATGAAAGTGTAGATAATTTATTTATAAAATATGATATTGATGGAAGAATTATATGGCAAAGGGGATATGATTTTAAATCAACAGATATTGTAAAGGTATCTTCTTCACCTAATAATATGATTAAAGTAGATGAGGAAGGAAATTTTTATACAGCTATTACGGTAGTCTCCCACGATAGCGAAGCCATAAAGATAGGAAATACTACCATTACACTGCCTATTAACTGGAATAGCATTTATCGAATTACAGGAATGTTATTTCTCAAATTTAATAGCAACGGTAATTTGATGTGGCACAGAACGATGATGCCTGATAGGGGAGATAGTCAGAAAAGTGCTCATAAGGCTGTCAATACGAACAATATTATAATAGATAGCAATGGAAACGTAGTTTTTGCAGTCGCTGCTCATGGTAGTTTTGAGTTTACAGATGGAGACATTATTACCACTAAAGTTTTGCGAGATATTGTAAGTCCTATACTTTATGATGCTAATATTATTGTTGTCAAATTTGATAAACAAGGAAGAAAGATATTTGCCAAAGATACGCCTGACTTATTAAAAGCCTATGCAGGTAATAGAGGTTTTGTTGGAGTCAATGGACATTTATATACTAAAGTATATGCACACGCTTCTGTAGATTTAGACCAAGACGATAATATTTATATTTATGGAGAGGTAGATGTTACTTCAGAACTGAATAATTCAAATGTATCAGGAGAAACTGTTCTATTAAAACTAGATAAAGAAGCAAATTTTTTAGAGTCTGAAATAGATTTGAGAAATACAGTAGATAATAATTCTACTAGAAGAATGGCTATCAACAAACAGTATGACTATTTTTATACGTATGCTAATCGTTATCTAGCAAAAATAGAAAATGGTGTAATTACTCCGTTTTTTTATTTTAAAAATTCAAATGGTTTCGAACGTTATGCTACTGGACAAGGAGAAATAACCATAGGAAATAAAGGGAAAATATATGCAATAGTTAATATGCAAAAAGATACAACTATCAATGGCATATTCATTCCAAGAAGAAACTCCAACTCTAATGCCAGCACACTTCTAACTTTTGGAGATAAAGCACCTTATGCAAAAATAAAAGGAAATACTTTTGTAGAAAATGCTACCAATTGTAATTACGATGGTAATGAAGCTGCATTTCCTAGAGTGCTTATTAAATCCAATCAAGAAAAATATACTGTATCAGATAGAAATGGATTATATAGACTAACACTACAAGATAGCACCGAATTAGTATTAGAAGCAAAACCTCTTGATTCAGAATATTATAGAATTTTTAGCCCAAACAAATGTGATTCTGTAAAAGAGATAGAAATAGAAAACGGAAGAGTATTAAACCCTCAAGATTTAAACTTCGGATTTAAAGTCCTTCCATGTTCTTATCTTACTGTTGATATTACAAATCAGCGTCGTCGTAGATGTTTTATGAGTAGTACAACGGTAGAATATAAAAATCAAGGCTTTGCGACTGCTCAAAATGTAGAAGTAAAAGTAGATTATCCAGACTATATTTTTCCTGTTTCAAGTGTTCCATCTTGGACAAGAAAAGAAGGAAATAGTTATTTCTTTGATATTGGTAGTTTGGATGCTGGAAATATTGAAAAAATTATACTTCAAGATTCTGTCGTTTGTGGAATTGAGCAAATTCGTGGACTTACACAATGTGTAAAAGCAACTATTTCTCCTGCAAATTCTTGTCAAGATTGGACAGATAACGAAAACAAATACGAAATTACTGGGCGTTGTGTCGGTGGTGGAATTGCTCGTTATGTTGTCAAAAATTTAACAAATACAGCTACTGATTCTATTCCGTACCGTTTGTATGCCAACTCACAAGTTTTCAGAGAAGCAAATACATTGCTTCCTGCCAATGGAGAAGTAGAAATTGAAGTATTTACTAATGGAATGACAATGAGAATGGAATTATTTCCACAAAATCACGACCCTATTTCTGCTTTTGTAGAAGGGTGTCAGACTACTATTCCTTACAAGACAAAAGCAGAAAACCCAAATCCTGTTGTTAGTGTTGCACCCGTTCAAGAATCTGGAGTTGCACTTCCTCAAAATGATGGTGGAGTACGTTCAGAAACTTCATGTTCTGAAATTTTGGATAGTTATGACCCTAATGACAAACAAGTTGTTCCTTTTGGTCTGACAAATCAAAATCTAATTGAAAAAACTACTGAATTAGATTATACCATTCGTTTTCAAAATACAGGAACAATTGAAGCTGTTAATATCGTAGTTTTGGATACACTTTCAGATTTTTTGGATATAGAAACAATTCGCTTGGGAATGGTGTCTCATGATTATAAATTCTTTATCGATGGAGATGAAAATACTCGTGTATTGCGTTTTCAGTTTGATAACATAAATCTTCCAGATAGTAATTCTAACGAACCAGAATCTCACGGATTTATCAAATTCAAAATCAAACAGAAAGCTAACAACGCTATTGGAACGGTCATAAAAAACAGAGCAGCTATTTATTTTGATTTCAATTCTCCAATTATCACAAATACAATTTCTAATAAAGTAGCCATTCTCCCTCTCACAAACCCTAACCTAAACTTATCTGTTTTCAATTGTTCAGATGCTAACTCTGAAATCGTTGCTAATGCAGGAACAGATATACAAACATCAAGCTCTACTATAACTCTTGCTGCACAAAATATGGGTATAAATGGAATTTGGACATTAGTTTCAGGTTTTGGAGAACTAGAAGATGCTTCTAAAAGTAATAGTAAAGTTACAGGTGTTTTACCTTTTCCTACAACATTAGTTTGGAGAGTTGCCGTTTGTGGAGAAGCAAAACAAGATACAATTGTTGTTCAATCTATAAATACAGATTACAACTTCGATATTAATTTTGATGATAATGAAAATACTTTATCCGTTCCGACAGGAAAAGTTACTTACCAATGGTACAGAGATGGAGTTTTGATAACTGGACAAACAGACCCAACATTAGACTTAACTACTTTAGATAATAGAATGGGAGTTTATACGGTCGTAATTTCTAGTGGAGATACATCTATAACTTCTGAACCTTTTACAATAGATAGAATTCTTTCCAATAATGATTTTATCAAAAATAATTACATCAAAGTATATCCAAATCCTACAACTTCTTTATTGAATGTAGAATTAAATACCATTTTGAATACAAGCGAAGTAACTTTAGTAAACGCATTGGGAATGGAATTACAAAAAGCAAAAATCACTAATTCTAATAAAATTACGCTTGATTTGAATAACTTGAGTAATGGAATTTATTTTGTGAAAATAATTTCTCAAAAAGGAATATTTTATAAAAAAGTAGTTTTGAAAAAGTAG
- a CDS encoding isopentenyl-diphosphate delta-isomerase gives MSPQVISKKEKNELKNSANQSINYTDSDATAASRKQDHIELAFDAQVFKNQLDSRFYYEPVLAAHPKKETESFEFLGKQMNAPLWVSSMTGGTEWAKIINQNLAKVCGEYKLGMGLGSCRALLTDDDCLPDFDVRKFIGDQPLYANLGIAQLEKLIETKQTKKIDELLKKLQADGLIIHINPLQEWLQPEGDRFEKSPLETIKELLQTATYPIIVKEVGQGFGKQSLEELLNLPLAAVDFAASGGTNFALLELKRSSQLSQSLFESLAHIGHSAEEMVEFCNEIKSDYYNNLKSKVNYTNKTVKCNQIIISGGVKTFLDGYYLTEKINFDAIYGQASGFLKHARGSYEELQAYTEGQINGLKVAKQFLKVR, from the coding sequence GTGTCCCCACAAGTAATTTCAAAAAAAGAAAAAAACGAATTGAAAAACTCAGCTAACCAATCAATAAATTACACAGACTCTGATGCAACGGCAGCTTCACGCAAACAAGACCATATCGAACTTGCCTTTGATGCACAGGTTTTCAAAAACCAATTAGATAGTCGTTTTTATTATGAACCTGTTTTGGCAGCACATCCAAAAAAAGAAACAGAATCTTTTGAATTTTTGGGAAAGCAAATGAATGCACCTTTGTGGGTTTCTAGTATGACAGGAGGGACAGAATGGGCAAAAATTATTAATCAAAACTTAGCTAAAGTATGTGGAGAATATAAACTTGGAATGGGTTTGGGTTCGTGTAGAGCATTACTTACTGATGATGATTGTTTGCCTGATTTTGATGTTAGAAAGTTTATAGGCGACCAACCTCTTTATGCAAATCTTGGGATTGCTCAACTTGAAAAACTCATTGAAACCAAACAGACAAAAAAAATAGATGAGTTATTAAAAAAGTTACAAGCCGACGGACTTATCATTCATATAAATCCTCTGCAAGAATGGCTACAACCAGAAGGCGATAGGTTCGAAAAATCTCCTTTGGAAACAATAAAAGAGCTTTTACAAACGGCTACATATCCAATTATTGTCAAAGAAGTAGGACAAGGATTTGGCAAACAAAGCCTAGAAGAATTATTAAATTTACCTCTTGCAGCCGTAGATTTTGCAGCGAGTGGAGGAACAAATTTTGCTCTTTTAGAACTAAAAAGAAGTAGTCAGCTTTCCCAAAGTCTTTTCGAATCACTTGCACATATCGGACATAGTGCAGAAGAAATGGTAGAGTTTTGTAATGAAATAAAATCTGATTATTATAACAATCTGAAAAGCAAAGTAAATTATACTAATAAAACTGTAAAGTGTAATCAAATCATTATTTCTGGAGGAGTTAAAACATTTCTTGATGGATATTATTTGACTGAGAAAATAAATTTTGATGCAATTTATGGACAAGCATCAGGATTTTTGAAACACGCTAGAGGAAGCTATGAAGAGCTACAAGCCTATACAGAAGGACAAATAAATGGATTGAAGGTAGCCAAACAGTTTTTGAAAGTGAGATAA
- a CDS encoding NAD(P)H-dependent glycerol-3-phosphate dehydrogenase, producing MAAFGFSDSGAPVRIGVLGGGSWATAIVKMLSENNVRINWWMRSKDDIDFIRKNHRNPRYLSSALLNIDKITPLNDVKAVISDSKYIVLAVPSAFITDVFEKLDPAIFKDKVIISAIKGMILEKNVLVTEYVEDIFNVPTDKLLSIAGPCHAEEVAQERQAYLTIGGDENEGDRFARLMRGHYIKCKTNPDLNGIQYCAVIKNVVAVACGMARGLNYGDNFQAVLVSNAVQEAKRFLDKAYPLKERDINASAYLGDLLVTSYSQFSRNRTFGNMVGRGYTVKSAQIEMGMVAEGYYAVKGLYDVTKRHKVDMPIIKAVYNTLYEKISPAIEFRILKDSLQ from the coding sequence TTGGCAGCTTTTGGTTTTTCAGATAGTGGTGCGCCTGTTCGTATTGGCGTATTGGGTGGAGGCAGTTGGGCAACTGCAATAGTAAAAATGCTTTCCGAAAATAATGTTCGTATAAACTGGTGGATGCGTTCGAAAGACGATATTGATTTTATTCGAAAAAATCACAGAAACCCACGTTATTTGAGTTCGGCTTTGCTCAATATCGACAAAATTACTCCTCTAAATGATGTAAAAGCTGTTATTTCAGATTCAAAATATATTGTTTTGGCTGTTCCTTCTGCCTTTATTACCGATGTATTCGAAAAGCTAGACCCAGCTATTTTTAAAGATAAAGTCATTATTTCGGCTATCAAAGGGATGATTTTGGAAAAAAATGTTTTAGTAACTGAATATGTAGAGGATATATTTAATGTTCCTACTGACAAACTTCTCTCTATTGCAGGTCCTTGTCATGCTGAAGAAGTTGCACAAGAAAGACAAGCCTATCTTACTATCGGAGGAGATGAAAACGAAGGCGACAGATTTGCTCGGCTTATGCGAGGACATTATATAAAATGTAAAACCAATCCAGATTTGAACGGAATCCAGTATTGTGCCGTAATTAAAAATGTTGTTGCTGTGGCGTGTGGAATGGCTCGTGGACTGAATTATGGAGATAATTTTCAAGCTGTTTTGGTTTCTAATGCTGTGCAGGAAGCCAAACGCTTTTTGGATAAAGCCTATCCACTAAAAGAAAGAGACATTAATGCCTCTGCTTATTTGGGCGATTTGCTCGTAACTTCTTATTCTCAATTTAGTAGAAATCGTACGTTTGGAAATATGGTAGGGCGTGGTTATACTGTCAAATCAGCACAAATAGAAATGGGAATGGTAGCAGAAGGTTATTATGCTGTAAAAGGTTTGTATGATGTTACAAAAAGACACAAAGTAGATATGCCTATTATTAAAGCTGTTTATAATACACTTTATGAAAAAATTTCTCCAGCCATTGAATTTAGAATTTTGAAAGACAGTCTTCAGTAA
- a CDS encoding DUF2911 domain-containing protein codes for MKFFKYSIFTLLFFISFSVLAQEKGQANDMSEEEEKLELPRKSSISTLMQEIGLTEFFVRYGRPSVKGRKKHIWGELVPYGKVWRAGANEATTIEFSSDVKINGKPLKKGKYAVFIIPQKKGDWTFIFNTAVDSWGKEAYDPKNDVLRVDATVEKSKFQETLAYDFDKILENEATFILRWECKLARITIQVNTVEEAKKNIAEAISKYPNDWQVLVRSAAYYKSENIELRQALDWVNESIKLKNDHYLPHWVKSEILALQNDYKGAVESAQKALEVGKDDTNFIYAQTIQYQIDNWLLKIN; via the coding sequence ATGAAATTCTTTAAATATTCTATTTTCACTCTTTTATTTTTTATTTCTTTTTCTGTATTAGCTCAAGAGAAAGGTCAAGCCAACGATATGTCAGAAGAAGAAGAGAAATTAGAACTTCCTCGGAAGAGTTCGATTTCTACTTTGATGCAAGAAATTGGTCTTACAGAATTTTTTGTTCGTTATGGTCGTCCGAGTGTAAAAGGTAGAAAAAAGCATATTTGGGGAGAACTCGTTCCTTATGGAAAAGTATGGAGAGCTGGAGCAAATGAAGCTACAACAATAGAGTTTTCTAGTGATGTGAAAATAAATGGAAAGCCTCTCAAGAAGGGAAAATATGCTGTTTTTATTATCCCTCAAAAAAAAGGAGACTGGACTTTTATTTTTAATACTGCCGTTGATTCGTGGGGGAAGGAAGCCTATGACCCAAAAAATGACGTGTTGAGAGTAGATGCAACTGTTGAAAAATCAAAATTTCAAGAAACACTAGCCTATGATTTTGATAAAATATTGGAAAATGAAGCTACTTTTATTTTGCGTTGGGAATGTAAATTAGCAAGAATCACAATTCAAGTAAATACAGTAGAAGAAGCAAAGAAAAATATTGCAGAAGCTATTTCGAAATATCCCAACGACTGGCAAGTATTAGTCCGTAGCGCAGCCTATTACAAAAGCGAAAACATAGAACTTCGTCAGGCTTTGGATTGGGTAAATGAATCTATCAAACTCAAAAATGATCATTATTTGCCTCATTGGGTAAAATCTGAAATTTTGGCTCTACAAAACGATTATAAGGGAGCAGTAGAAAGTGCACAAAAGGCCTTAGAAGTAGGAAAAGATGATACTAATTTTATTTATGCTCAAACTATTCAATATCAAATTGATAACTGGCTTTTGAAAATAAACTAA
- a CDS encoding PAS domain-containing protein — protein MENSLSNMMCLDIYLLSLDSKESNKIKKQVKALDVESKPLLSWNISHTNSFVMSRKELDIQKIKAFAEKYKWKNDIQKILSNNPFEALVLTDSLEKIIWVNKGFTEMTGYSKTFATNKYPSFLQGEMTSKESKKEIRTNLQKEKPFELSVINYKKDKTPYTCQVQIFPLYSNKITHYIALETQIQ, from the coding sequence ATGGAGAATAGTTTGTCTAATATGATGTGTTTAGATATTTACCTTTTGAGTTTGGATAGTAAAGAATCTAATAAAATTAAGAAGCAGGTAAAGGCACTAGATGTAGAATCAAAGCCTCTTTTAAGTTGGAATATATCTCATACAAACTCTTTTGTTATGAGCAGAAAAGAGCTAGATATCCAAAAGATAAAAGCTTTTGCTGAAAAATATAAGTGGAAAAATGACATTCAAAAAATACTCTCAAACAATCCTTTCGAAGCTCTTGTACTTACCGATTCATTAGAAAAAATTATTTGGGTAAATAAGGGTTTTACAGAAATGACAGGTTATTCAAAGACATTTGCTACCAATAAATATCCTTCCTTCTTACAAGGTGAAATGACTTCCAAAGAATCTAAAAAAGAAATCAGAACGAACCTTCAAAAAGAAAAACCTTTTGAGTTATCAGTAATCAATTATAAGAAAGATAAAACTCCCTACACCTGTCAAGTTCAGATATTTCCTCTTTATTCTAATAAAATTACTCATTACATTGCATTAGAAACTCAAATACAATAA
- a CDS encoding DUF5074 domain-containing protein, whose amino-acid sequence MSIRNSNLRPNFWTMFFYILISVFSISLLSSCSDNGEDTPDILAGEYAQGYLVVNEGVFGMNNSSVGHISTTGVVTQQIFQTVTGDSLGDQLQSISILGDKAYLMVSASNKIEVVNRGTFERKETIFDTTNFKFANPRYMADVGNNKAYVSTWGNFGDTSPKILVIDTQTEQITSTIEASSGAENIIFDNNTNKAFVANGFGTTISVYNTSNNTLENTIDVSPNTPEEMVVDKDGKLWVVASPFGSSTGALYKINMSTNAIETTIALNAGSENIGEHLAINATRDILYYSFSSGVYELDITATTQTTNPIIQNGAYGVSINPKNNDIWIGIANFQAPTGNDVIQYDNQGNLINTFSAGAGSNEVIFLP is encoded by the coding sequence ATGTCTATTCGTAATTCTAATTTACGTCCAAACTTTTGGACAATGTTTTTCTATATCCTTATTTCTGTTTTTTCTATTTCCTTACTTTCCTCTTGTAGTGATAACGGAGAAGACACACCTGATATTCTTGCAGGAGAATATGCACAAGGATATTTAGTCGTTAATGAAGGGGTTTTTGGAATGAATAATTCTTCCGTTGGGCATATTTCTACGACTGGTGTTGTTACACAACAAATTTTTCAGACAGTTACTGGCGATAGTTTGGGAGACCAACTTCAATCTATTTCTATTTTGGGAGATAAGGCGTATTTAATGGTTAGTGCTAGTAATAAAATTGAGGTGGTTAATCGTGGTACTTTTGAAAGAAAAGAGACTATTTTTGATACTACTAACTTCAAGTTTGCAAACCCTCGTTATATGGCTGATGTTGGAAACAATAAAGCATATGTTAGCACTTGGGGAAATTTTGGAGATACTTCTCCAAAAATTTTGGTTATAGATACTCAAACAGAACAAATTACAAGCACAATAGAAGCTAGTTCGGGTGCTGAAAATATAATTTTTGATAATAATACAAATAAGGCATTTGTAGCAAATGGATTTGGTACTACGATTTCTGTCTATAATACATCTAATAATACATTAGAAAATACTATTGATGTTTCGCCAAACACTCCAGAAGAAATGGTCGTAGATAAAGATGGTAAACTTTGGGTAGTGGCTTCTCCTTTTGGTTCTTCAACAGGGGCGTTATATAAAATAAATATGAGTACAAATGCTATCGAAACTACTATTGCTCTGAATGCAGGAAGCGAAAATATAGGAGAACATTTGGCAATAAATGCGACGAGAGATATTTTATATTACAGCTTTAGTAGTGGGGTTTATGAATTAGACATCACAGCCACAACTCAAACTACAAATCCAATTATTCAGAATGGAGCTTATGGAGTGAGTATAAATCCTAAAAATAACGATATTTGGATTGGTATTGCTAACTTCCAAGCCCCAACAGGAAATGATGTAATACAGTATGACAATCAAGGGAATTTAATAAATACTTTTTCTGCAGGTGCAGGTTCTAATGAAGTTATTTTTCTTCCATAG
- a CDS encoding transposase, translating into MPLYRHSQFLSFNCFFITTNIFKKEHLLLDEETCKTLLNNFTFYNKKYNAKLLAYVLMSNHIHFVIWFNKDEHKESPLSDYMRDFKKYIATQIINYLNENKTALLHKFISIEKGQKYQIWEENFDSVHLYTKKVCEEKINYIHNNPVKAGIVKFPEEYKYSSAKFYLSDKILKSNLVDYRKYF; encoded by the coding sequence ATGCCACTTTATCGCCATTCCCAATTTTTAAGTTTCAATTGTTTTTTCATCACGACCAATATTTTTAAAAAAGAACACTTACTGTTAGACGAAGAAACCTGTAAAACCTTGCTTAACAATTTTACTTTTTATAACAAAAAGTACAATGCTAAATTACTAGCTTATGTTTTAATGAGTAATCATATTCACTTTGTAATTTGGTTTAATAAAGATGAGCATAAAGAAAGTCCTCTTTCTGATTATATGAGAGATTTTAAGAAATATATTGCCACACAAATTATTAACTATCTAAATGAAAATAAGACTGCATTATTACATAAATTTATAAGTATTGAAAAAGGGCAAAAATATCAAATTTGGGAAGAAAATTTTGATAGTGTACATTTATACACCAAAAAAGTATGTGAAGAGAAAATCAATTATATTCATAATAACCCTGTAAAGGCAGGAATAGTAAAATTTCCAGAAGAGTACAAATATTCAAGTGCTAAGTTCTACCTTTCTGATAAAATACTGAAGTCTAATCTAGTAGATTATAGAAAGTATTTTTAG